A stretch of DNA from Brachyhypopomus gauderio isolate BG-103 chromosome 7, BGAUD_0.2, whole genome shotgun sequence:
ttCAGTAGAGGCAGATGCACACCTCATTAAATCCATCCTGCCTGAGTTCCAGCACCACATTCAAACTCTtatcacacagagagagaaaaagcaaCTGGAGACACTGGGAAAGGAACTACAGGACAAGACCAGTCAACTCCAGGAGATGATGATCCTACTGGAACAACAGAAAACTGAACTGGAAGAAAAGAACAAACAGCTTGAAGAGAAAGACAAGCAGGTTGAGGAGAAAGACAGACTTCTAGAGGAGAAAGACAGACTTCtagtggagagagacagacttctAGAGGAGAGAAGCAGACAGCTACAAGACAGGACAGACCCAGAACCACAAGTCCCAGTCAGGAGAggacacaacaacaacagggaGACCGCAAAGAGTGAGTGATTtcattatgaaaaaaaaaaataagtggaagaaatgttttttttttaaatgtccaGTACTACTAAATGGTAAGTACATGATGATGTACAACCAAGTGTAGAGTTACTCTATACTAGGAGCTATGTCCCCGGCTGACAAAGTAACAATAGTTCGTTTCATATAGTACCTTAAGGATTTATTAACAGCCTATTTTCCAGATTGCAGTAAACTATTCTGTTATTTATTCTTATTCATTTCCAGTGAGTGGAGAATCCTCCAGTCCAGACTCTCCAGTGCTGGTTCCTGTACCAGAACTCAGGCTGGTGCTGCTGGGGAGGACTGGGTCTGGGAAGAGTGcagcaggaaacaccatcctgggcagagaggagaggagccaggctgctacatctacactcccccagcagagtgagagcagacaggGGGAGGTGGCTGGGAGGAAGGTGACTGTGGTGGACACTCCTGACTGGTTCTGCCCTGAACTCTCTCtggaggaggtgagacaggacgTGGGACTCTGTGTCCGTCTGTCTGCCCCAGGACCCCACGCCTTCCTCCTAGTCATACCAGTGAAGCAGcctgcaggagaggagagagggatgctgGAGAGAATGGAGGAGATGTTTGGAGAGAGATGTTGGAGGAACACCATGATCCTCTTCACTGTTAGTGAAGAAGAGCAAAACCCTGAACAGTTCATTCAGTCAGGAAGCCAAGAGGTCCAGACACTTGTGGAGAAATGtgggaacaggtttcactgtctcAACATTAAGGAGAGTGGGGATGGGCCTCACATCTCAGAACTGCTGGAGAAGATAGAGAAGATGGTGgaaggaaacagagagagattctACAGCAGTGAGATCTACATGGAGACAGAATCTCTGATTCAAGAGATCGATAAAATAATTATGAAAGGAAGagaaaagatgagagagagagaagaacaaGAAACAAGAGAGATCCTGAAAAGGAGTGCAGAGGACGGTCTGATAAAATTTACACAATTATCTGATGGTTTTCATGCGCAAATCAATAAACATGAGGATCGAATAACTGAACTTGATAGAATGGTGAGAGCAGAACGAGATGACGGTATCAAGAAAgatctggagagagagatggagagagagatggaggagagacacaggcaggagatggaggagatcagGGACACTAGGATGGAGGCAGAGGGGCTCTTCCTGAAGATCATCCTGTCTGAACTCAAGCCAAAAATATGGACCTTTATGACACAGATGCAGCAAGAATTTAATTGCAGGGCggaagaaaaggagagagagttagagacactgagacaacatctcAGAGATGGAATTAGAGAGTCAGTATCAAAAGGACAGAAGTTCATTGAGAGGACACTAGAGAAGTGTTTAGAAGATTGTCTGATAAGTAAGTGATAAAAACATACAGTCATAAATTATGTCTGTCTGAACAATGTGTAGTCCTAAAGGCTGTCTAATCAGTGAGTGATAATAACATATAGTCATAAAGGCTGTCTGATCAGTGAGTGATAATAACATATAGTCATAAAGGCTGTCTGATCAGTGAGTGATAATAACATATAGTCATAAAGGCTGTCTGATCAGTGAGTGATAATAACATATAGTCATAAAGGCTGTCTGATCAGTGAGTGATAATAAtgtaaagtaataaaggttgtCTGATAGCAACAGCTCTTAATGTGTTTTACCAGATGTCTGATTCTGTGAATGTTTCCTTCTGTTCCAGTGTCACTGCAACTAGTTTTACTGTGAATATACAGTAAGCCACTGTAATTGTGCAGTGATTTGCCTAACATTGAATTCTCTGTAACAGTGAATTCACTGTAGTTATTATGTTCACTAATTACATTTTTGTCTGCCTTGGTCTACAGGCCCAAACAATTCTTAGTTACTTTaaaatcagattttttttaaagacattGCCAAAATTCAGTGTAGAGTAGGCATATTTGTATTAATCGTGAGTAAAATTAGTTTTTAATTCAATGTGGATTACATAATAGGTAAATATGCGACATTGTCATGAATGTGCAGACATTTGTGCAACTTTATGCAAAGGTGCAATAAATTATTCCACCTGCAGGGGGAGACTCTTTCATTCAGGATGCCATATTCTATCCATATATTTGTCAGTGGGTTTATATCAGCAGACGTGTGCTGCATGTAGTTGATTAATGCAGACGATTGAAACGATAAAATAGCACTTTTATTCTCATATTAATTTTAGATcataattattgttattattattagtgcCACATAAAATCTACAACGAATTCGCCCTTCTGAAACTCAAGATTGCTGAATGAATGTGCGGAGGGGCGGAGCTTCCCGTGCAGTTGAGAATGACTGGAATGAAAACGAAAGTACTTAGGACTTGAACAGCAAAATGGGGTGAACTGTTCATGGGATGAATTTGTGACTGTAATTTACGCTGATCTGAAAGGTAGATATGTGTGTGAAGAACAGCAAAGGTAAGAGAAGTTGGCGTTGTGCCAATGCACGCTAGTCACCCACAAAACAGAAAATAATAAAATCTTATTCCCTACATAGCCTATCGTGTAACACTGTAGTAATTAACTGTTAAAGCAACAGACCGCGCGTTTGAGTaaagctgttctctctctcagcctttATTATTTTGAACCTATAAACGATCACGATGGCATCTGCATCGCGAGGTAAGACAACCATCCTTGATCAGTGTTTTGCGTTGTTTAGGCTACAATAACTTGGGCTTTAAAGTTTGAAATAATCTTTTTTTTAGAAAGAGTGTGAACACCTgatattaatgtgtgtgtgtgtgtgtgtgtgtgtgtgtgtgtgtgtgtgtgtgtgtgcgtgtgcgtgtgtgttcccCAAAGACGATGAGTTCAATTGCAATATTGGGGATGCTTTAATGGGTAAGTATCTCAATAATATCGGTTTCCCTCTCTGAATAGAACATTTCAAACTTTCAAAACAATTTAAGACTTTTGTTCTATTCAAATAAATGAGGTGCAGCATACAGCATTCATGAGATCAGCTTATCACATACAGACACCAAACAGGGCACACATCTGGATGACAACCACGGTAGACAGGTCCAATAACACAAAACACTGTGTAAAGTTAACAAGAAAACATGTAATATGAAAAAAGTTATATGAGGGAGGACTGGCAATAATCTCTTTTTTATTAACTACACCCCTTGCTTTAAAAGCACTTTATTCACCCCAAATCTAGTAGGAGTAGTTATGAACTGGCATCTTTTGGACTGATGAGATTAAAGCAGTGAAACGTCTTAGGCCATTTCCTTCCTGGACAGAGAAATATGTAAAAAATTAGAACAGCTGCAGACATAACCAAACTTGAATGCTTATTGAGCTTTCACAGGGAACACGGGGTATCTAAAACATAATACTGCTATTTAAATAAGTATTGCTCAGTTGCTATCTCAGTGCAATTTGTATTTGCACACAACATAGATTTCCATGCTACAATcttaaataaacaataacaatTTTAATATATAGATAAAAAATGCTACATTTGTCAGATTTACAAAGAGCAGTCTGTGCAAATCACAAGACGTACACTGCTGCACTGAATAGGCTCTCAGCATCGTACAGAGCTGCTTTGTGTCATCATGGGTCCGTGATCCAGCCCACAGGCGTCAACATCGCTATTTATTATTACAAGATAGCTATATTGTAGAAATACAATGAGATGTCAATGCAGTTTGAGCTATTGAGGGTTAAAGGCCTTCCCAACAGTAACATCTTGACCTTAACCACTGAGATACAACTTATTAGCAACCCATCGCTAACAGCCAGTGCACAGCAGAGCAAACTTAAACTTTCCTACCAAAATGATGCAAGCGCTTGTGTGATGTCATCCGAAAACTATGAATTGATAGCAAAGGGTGATTGATGTAGTGAATGATGGAAACCTACAGCACTTTTACTTGTTTTACCCTTTTCTTTTAGGTATTGGAGATCAGGTATGTTAAtaattatgcacacacacacacacacacacacacaaaggatgTTTGGACTAACCGTAATTTATTTTCATGATTAATAGCTGATGCAGAGCAGtcaggtacatgtcagtgtcaTATAAAGATGCTAGCTAGGATGCACACACAAGCTCGACAGAACACAAAACCGCTTGAGGAGAGAGTTTGTTGATCACAGAGaagattatatctctcagatGTCCTGGCTGAACTTGGTACCCCGCTGGAAGATGTAGGATCCATCCTGGACTACAGTACATTCGGTGCCTGTTTGCTCCACTCTTGACTCCATTCTGTAGATGGGGTCATAACCCCATGGAAGGGGGGTGTTAACTGTATAATTGAATGTGAGTTACTATTGATGGCTGATCGCACGGTTTTACTCACTTTCACAGATTGATGACAACTTGAAAGTAGTGCAGTGGATGCAAAGGAAGACGTCTTCTCTGctgacaggtgagtgtgtgaggagaaggggTCCACATTCAAGCGCAGAGATGTTTGGTGAAGATTCCACAAACTATACTGACAATCATGTTTAATATTTTAGCATGTATAAAAGGAGCAAAAGACATCATGAAAGAACTTACAGATATGAGCAGTCAACTGGTGACAATGAAAACTGCAATGCTATCTCAGTTTGCTGGTGAGTTCATGAGTGGTGATGTTATGCCATTACACAAATCTTAAATAATTTCGTTTCATGCATATGATATGGCCATAGGATAATTGTGGCCTcttattctctttctctccagtctctctatctctcgtCTTGGGTCATTTTC
This window harbors:
- the LOC143518463 gene encoding uncharacterized protein LOC143518463 isoform X1, giving the protein MATANRNKFKLIGPHDRELQSGSTVTLSCHLSPETSAVAMEIRWFKGTDCVCLYKNRQVTEGRDYEGRVSLFMEELIRGNIYLQLKDLRDSDTGHYLCQVTSGDTTQELTVGVGCGILSETAERRRSASDDDVLISQRDRRWTEEERIKMDESALLTEVKLQSFSWSPLKNLMSVMDEHKALRNTESEDQLENTEICSRQIHQEIRLLQERIMKERIEMRKREGKELREKITDAIDSVRKTEQAENLKRIVTDLQKNENEYQQKLKEEHNEERRKDLERLLQRERQQRETAEQELKSLHEERRLRVKNLRVEMESREKSSVEADAHLIKSILPEFQHHIQTLITQREKKQLETLGKELQDKTSQLQEMMILLEQQKTELEEKNKQLEEKDKQVEEKDRLLEEKDRLLVERDRLLEERSRQLQDRTDPEPQVPVRRGHNNNRETAKMSGESSSPDSPVLVPVPELRLVLLGRTGSGKSAAGNTILGREERSQAATSTLPQQSESRQGEVAGRKVTVVDTPDWFCPELSLEEVRQDVGLCVRLSAPGPHAFLLVIPVKQPAGEERGMLERMEEMFGERCWRNTMILFTVSEEEQNPEQFIQSGSQEVQTLVEKCGNRFHCLNIKESGDGPHISELLEKIEKMVEGNRERFYSSEIYMETESLIQEIDKIIMKGREKMREREEQETREILKRSAEDGLIKFTQLSDGFHAQINKHEDRITELDRMVRAERDDGIKKDLEREMEREMEERHRQEMEEIRDTRMEAEGLFLKIILSELKPKIWTFMTQMQQEFNCRAEEKERELETLRQHLRDGIRESVSKGQKFIERTLEKCLEDCLISK
- the LOC143518463 gene encoding uncharacterized protein LOC143518463 isoform X2, whose translation is MATANRNKFKLIGPHDRELQSGSTVTLSCHLSPETSAVAMEIRWFKGTDCVCLYKNRQVTEGRDYEGRVSLFMEELIRGNIYLQLKDLRDSDTGHYLCQVTSGDTTQELTVGVGCGILRDRRWTEEERIKMDESALLTEVKLQSFSWSPLKNLMSVMDEHKALRNTESEDQLENTEICSRQIHQEIRLLQERIMKERIEMRKREGKELREKITDAIDSVRKTEQAENLKRIVTDLQKNENEYQQKLKEEHNEERRKDLERLLQRERQQRETAEQELKSLHEERRLRVKNLRVEMESREKSSVEADAHLIKSILPEFQHHIQTLITQREKKQLETLGKELQDKTSQLQEMMILLEQQKTELEEKNKQLEEKDKQVEEKDRLLEEKDRLLVERDRLLEERSRQLQDRTDPEPQVPVRRGHNNNRETAKMSGESSSPDSPVLVPVPELRLVLLGRTGSGKSAAGNTILGREERSQAATSTLPQQSESRQGEVAGRKVTVVDTPDWFCPELSLEEVRQDVGLCVRLSAPGPHAFLLVIPVKQPAGEERGMLERMEEMFGERCWRNTMILFTVSEEEQNPEQFIQSGSQEVQTLVEKCGNRFHCLNIKESGDGPHISELLEKIEKMVEGNRERFYSSEIYMETESLIQEIDKIIMKGREKMREREEQETREILKRSAEDGLIKFTQLSDGFHAQINKHEDRITELDRMVRAERDDGIKKDLEREMEREMEERHRQEMEEIRDTRMEAEGLFLKIILSELKPKIWTFMTQMQQEFNCRAEEKERELETLRQHLRDGIRESVSKGQKFIERTLEKCLEDCLISK
- the LOC143518463 gene encoding uncharacterized protein LOC143518463 isoform X3, with translation MRDRRWTEEERIKMDESALLTEVKLQSFSWSPLKNLMSVMDEHKALRNTESEDQLENTEICSRQIHQEIRLLQERIMKERIEMRKREGKELREKITDAIDSVRKTEQAENLKRIVTDLQKNENEYQQKLKEEHNEERRKDLERLLQRERQQRETAEQELKSLHEERRLRVKNLRVEMESREKSSVEADAHLIKSILPEFQHHIQTLITQREKKQLETLGKELQDKTSQLQEMMILLEQQKTELEEKNKQLEEKDKQVEEKDRLLEEKDRLLVERDRLLEERSRQLQDRTDPEPQVPVRRGHNNNRETAKMSGESSSPDSPVLVPVPELRLVLLGRTGSGKSAAGNTILGREERSQAATSTLPQQSESRQGEVAGRKVTVVDTPDWFCPELSLEEVRQDVGLCVRLSAPGPHAFLLVIPVKQPAGEERGMLERMEEMFGERCWRNTMILFTVSEEEQNPEQFIQSGSQEVQTLVEKCGNRFHCLNIKESGDGPHISELLEKIEKMVEGNRERFYSSEIYMETESLIQEIDKIIMKGREKMREREEQETREILKRSAEDGLIKFTQLSDGFHAQINKHEDRITELDRMVRAERDDGIKKDLEREMEREMEERHRQEMEEIRDTRMEAEGLFLKIILSELKPKIWTFMTQMQQEFNCRAEEKERELETLRQHLRDGIRESVSKGQKFIERTLEKCLEDCLISK